The nucleotide window GTTGACGATCCCCTCCTGGTAAATAAATTCGATATTCTCAAAACTGTTGAGTTCCGACCCACGTACGATACTCTCGTTCTTGGCAATAATGGTGATCTTTTTCTCTTTATGGGCTTCGAGAAATTTGTTGGGGTCGACCGCTTCAAGGTCACGGTATCTGGTTCCTTCCGGTATGGTAGGCAGCAGGAAATCCTTCCTTGGGATCAGCGGGTCGCCCAGTTCATAGACCTCTTTGAGATCCTCATCCAGATCGCTTGCCCAGACGCCGGAAAACGCTTCCAGAGCACTCTGTGCCAGTTCTTCCAGATGCCAGAGCCCCAGAGAATCGATATCTTTGACAAATGTATCGTACCTGCTTCGCTCCACTCTGCTTTTAAGGGCTTCATACTGTTCCTTGTCAAGCGCGAGGAATGCCGGTGTGAATGTCAGGCTCTCCAGCTCCTCCTCAAAACGTTTCTGTGTCGCTTCGTCATACTGCTGTATCGACTCTATCTCATCATCGAAGAGAGATATCCTGTAGGGTTTCTCCGCATCGATGGGGAAAATATCGATAATATCTCCGCGGAAAGAGACCTCTCCCCTGCCGGCAGCAATATCTGTAAAGTGATACCCCCAGTGATACAGGGTATCTTTGAGTTCATTCAGGTCGACCGTATCGCCGAATTCCAAGGACTTTTGTGCAAAATATTCCGGCTTGGGAAAAGGCAGCAGTACGGTTCGTACCGGTGAGACGAGCAGTTTTTTCTGTTCAGCGCGATAATATCCGAATAGCTGTGCAAAGAGTTCCTGAAGATCTTCGGCATAGGCACGCAGGTCCTCACCTACATTCACACGCAGGTCAGGCAGGACATAGGTATCGAAACCCAGCAAGACGGAAACGTCACGTATCTGTATAGCTTCTTTGTCATCTTTGCAGATGAGCAGTTTCTCGTCTGATAGTGTTTCCAGATATTCGTAGATATTGCTTTGGTACATACTTTCTCTTTTTTTCATTTGTTATCTTGGTCGGTAAACCGACCCTACAGATTTTGATTTGTATTCATTCGCTGTTTTAACATTCTACCTACGTAGGGTCGGTTCACCGACCTTACCTCATACACTTTAAAAATGCTTCAATTACATAAAACGATCCAAACACAAGATATGTTTCATCCGCTTCTGTTTTTTCAAAATAACTAAACGGAATATCCACTTGCATTAAGGCTTTCTCTATATCTTCAAGTATCGTCGCACGCTGAGAATCGATCTTGATGATCTCCACACGCTTGAGCTTCGGTTTCAGAATACGCAGTACCTCTTCATACGCCTTGTCATCCAAAGAGTTATAAATGAGTACTGTACCTGCATCCATAGCTTCCACTATCGCTTTTGCCGCCAAAGGATTATGCCCTACATCGATGCGGATATTTTCCGTCAATGGATAAAAACGTCCGAAAAGTTCCAGCTCTTTCAGGTCATTCATATCGTAGGGGATATGCAGTATTTCAAGCGCCTGCATCGCTACACCTGCATTCTCAGTCAGAAAATGGGGCCAGCCTTTGGCGTTGGCTATCGCTTTCAATTCGTAGGGGTGCCCCTTGTGGGTACCCTCCTGCCTTCGATCTTTTTCTCTCTGGGCAACCACAAGGGTTGCCCCTACATCTTCTGCAATCTTTTCCGCTACTTCAACCACTTCAGGATACGTCTGCGGAGCAAGCAACGCTTTTTTCTGAATACTGCGTATCTTCGTAGCGGCGATCTCTTCTATGGATTCCCCCAAAAAAGCCTGATGGTCTATTCCGATAGGTGTAATGACCGACAACTCCTTGTCACACACATTGGTCGCATCGAACTCACCACCAAGCCCTGCTTCAAGTACCATCAGATCACAGTTTTCAAAGACTACAAATGCCAACAGTGTCGTATACTCGAAATAGGAGAGTGCATCACTCAACTCTTTTCCCAAAATACCGAACAGCTTTTGGTGTGCTGCCTCCAATACCTCATCGGACACATCCTCTCCGTTCAGCCAAATACGTTCATTGAATTTCAGAATATGCGGAGAAGTGTAATGTCCTACGGACAAGCGGGTAGCGGGTAGCGGGTAGCGGGTAGATTTTTTGTATGCCAAATAGGCCAATATTCTGCCGGTAGAACCTTTGCCATTTGTCCCGATGATATGAATGGTTGTGGGTCGTTTGATATGAGATTTGAGTATATCGTATGCAATATGTACTCTCTTATGATCGATCTCTTTATAATAAAGCGGCTTTTCATTGAGAAAATCGATAAAATTTTGCATATTCATTCACTTATGCATGAGATACAAGCAATGATGATCACTGTTCACTGTTCGCTGTACTCTGTTCACTGATCAGCATTCCCTTTGCGCTGGCATAGGCAAGGAATTCATCAAGCGCTTTTTCCAATCCTGCACGTATCGCTTCAGTCCTCAGTGCCGAAGAAGCAAGAGAACTTGGTTCAATATCGGCTTCAACAACAGATACAATGGTCTTGGAGAGCTTTCCCTGTTTGGTCACCATATCGAATTTTGCTCTGATATTGGCACGGTAACGGACAACATATCCGTTCTCATAGGTCAGCGGTGTAAAGGTACTGCCTTTATAACTGATACGTATCTGACTCTCTGCCTGGTCTTTGGGAACGAGATGCCCTTTGAAACGTGTATAGACCAGACGGTTCATCTCGTCTTTGACATAAGGTGCATTCTCCGGTTCTACCCGGTCAACGACCACTTCGACATAGATATTGTCAGCAAAAATATTGCTCACCATGTGGGAAGAGGGCTTATAACCGCAAGCGGTTATAAATAGCAAAGCTATTAAAGTGAATAGTTTTTTTCTCATCTTTTCTCCGTAGGGTCGGTTTACCGACCATTTATAGATCATTATGGTCGGTAAACCGACCCTACAAAACTTAAGTCGGCTTGACCGCCAGGTTAACCAATTTCCCGGGTACCACGATCTCTTTGACGATACTCATACCTTCCAGCCACTTGGCACCGGCCTCTTTGGCTGCGGCAAGGATCTCTTCGTTACTTGCGGACGGTGATACTTCTACTTCCGTACGTTTTTTGCCGCCTATCATGACCATATAGAGGATGCTGTCCTGAACAAACACTTCTTCTTTGACCTCCAATACTGCCTTGAAGTTCTCTCTTTCAAAAAGCACTTCACTCAGCTCTGTAGCTGCATGGGGGATGATCGGCTCAAGCAGGTTGAGCATAATGTACATCCCCTCTGTCCAGACCTCACCGTTGTCCTGTTTGTCCAGGGCATTCAGCGCTTCCATACAGGCAGCGATAAGCGTATTGAACGCAAAGGTCTTCTCATAAACATCTGTGGATTTCTGCAGTGCTTCGTAGACTTTGACACGTGCCAGTTTGGCTTCTTTGCTCAAAGAGGCGTGGTCGATCTTCGGCAGTGTCGTAGCAGTGACCTTCGATCTTCTGTCATAGAGCTTTTTAATGAATCTGAAAGCACCCTCGACCGCCGAATCGTTCCACTCCAGCTCTTTTTGCGGCGGTGCAGCAAAGAGAATGAAAAGTCTTGCCGTATCTGCCCCATACTTTTCTATGAGTGCATCCGGGTCGACCGTATTGCCCTTGGACTTGCTCATCTTGGCACCGTCCATCAGTACCATTCCCTGCGTCAACAGTCTTGTGAAAGGTTCATCGATATCATGGTGACCGAGATCTCTCAGTACTTTGGTAAAGAAGCGTGCATAGAGCAAATGCAGAATTGCATGTTCGATACCGCCAATGTACTGGTCCACACCCAGCCAGTAGTTCGCATCCGCTTTGTCAATGCCTACCGCTTCCCATTTTTTCGGATTGGTTGCATAACGGAACTGGTACCAGCTTGACTGCACGAAAGTATCGAGTGTATCGGTCTCACGAATGGCATCGGCACCGCATTTGGGGCAGGAACAGTGTTTCCATGTCGGATGGTTCTCCAGCGGGTTCCCCTCACCGGTGATCTCCACATCTTCAGGCAGGGCTACAGGTAAGTTCTCCACTTTTTCAGGTACCAACCCGCAGGAGGGACAATGCACGAAGGGAATAGGGGCTCCCCAGTAACGCTGACGGCTGACACCCCAGTTCCTGAGTTTGTAGTTGGTCGTACCTTTACCCTTACCCTCTTCTTCCATGATGTTGATGATCGCTATTTTTGCTTCTTCACTGTCCACACAGGAGAAACGACCACTTTCCATCAGGTCACCAGTACCGGTATAAGGCAACTCTTCTCCGCCCTGAATGACACGTTTGATCGGCAGACCATACTTGGTAGCGAACTCGAAATCACGTTCATCATGTGCCGGCACTGCCATGACCGCACCACCTCCGTAAGAAGCCAGTACGAAATTCGCAGTCCATACAGGGATCTCTTCTCCCGTCAGCGGATGGATTACCGAAATACCGAGCGGATAGCCCTCTTTCCCCTGCTGTGCACGTTCCACTTCGGTCATATTGCTGATCTCGGTGATCTTTTCTACAACTTCATCACTCAACAGATCATGTTCGACCAGGTATTTGGTAATGGGATGCTCTGCAGCCAGTGCCGAATAGGTCACTCCGTAGATCGTATCGGGACGGGTCGTGAAAACAGTATATCCGTCAAACTTGCCACCCAGTTTCTCCTGACTCTCTTTGCTCAGTTCAAACCTGAACTCCAGTCCCTGCGATTTTCCTATCCAGTTGCGCTGCATCGCAATGACCTGAGAAGGCCATTTTCCTTCAAGCTGCTCCAGGTCATCTAACAGTTCATCGGCATAGTTGATAATGTCAAGATAGTACCCCGGCATCTCTTTGAGCTGTACCTCGTTGTCACAACGCCAGCAGCACCCCTCTTCGACCTGCTCGTTCGCCAGGACCGTATGGCATGACTCACACCAGTTGACCGTGGTCGATTCACGATAGAGCAGCCCTTTTTCATACATCTCGATAATGAATTTCTGCTCATGTTTGGTATAGAGCTCGTCACAGGTAGCGAATTCGCGTGTTTTCGAGAATGAAAGTCCCAAAGCATTCAACTCTTTGCGCATATAGTCGATATTGCTGTAGGTCCACTCTTTGGGGTGTCTGCCATGCTTGATCGCGGCATTTTCCGCAGGCATACCGAAAGCATCCCAGCCTATGGGGTGCAGGACATTGAAATTCTGTTTTCTGTAGTATCTGGCAAAGGCATCACCAATGGCATAGTTACGCACATGCCCCATATGCAGTCGTCCGCTGGGGAAAGGGAACATACTTAAGATATATTTTTTCTTCTGCTCATGGGAATCGGACGGCTCAAATGCCTCCTCTTCTTCCCATTTCTTCTGCCATTTGGCTTCGATCTCACTTGGGGTATAACTCATTGTTTCTCGCTTATTTCAAAGGATTTAAAATTGAAAGGATTATATCGAATTTTTCCGTAGGGTCGGTTTACCGACCTTTTGATTGGCTATAGAATTTCTGCAGGGTTGGCGGTACCAACCCCACGGACAAAATACTACCTAAATGTATCGCACTGGCGAAGATCGCCCGAAACGAACCCTCTTTTGAACCACTCTACACGCTGTTTGGAAGAACCGTGTGTAAAGGCATCCGGACGGACACGCCCTGTTGCTTCCCGCTGCAAAGTGTCATCCCCGATGGCAGAAGCGGCACGCAGCGCCTCGTCAATATCACCGGGTTCAAGCATATGAAACTTCTTTTGTGCATAGTGTCCCCAGATACCGGCATAGCAGTCTGCCTGCAGCTCCACCCTTACCTGAAGCGCATTGGCTTTCTTGCTGTTGCCGCCCCAGCTCTGTTTGGCACGCTGCACTTTGTCCAGTATACCCTGAAGATCCTGTACATGATGGCCGATCTCATGTGCCAGTACATAAGCCTGTGCGAAATCGCCCGGAGCGTTGTGACGTTTTGCCAACTCATCGAAGAAACCCAGATCCAGATAGACTTTCTTGTCTCTTGGGCAGTAGAACGGACCCATCTGGGACTGTGCACCGCCACAGCCGCTCTGGGTATAGCCACGATAGAGTACCATCACCGGTTCTTTGTAACGCAGTCCATATCTGGGTAGGAGCTGACTCCAGACATCTTCCGTACTTTTAAGCACTTTTTTGATGAAGACCGCACGTTTTTCATCTTCGGCTTTATTGACAGGCTGAGCAGAGGGGCCGTCGATACCAACGAGCGCCAGAGGATTGTAGCCCATCATATAGGCAGCAACCCCTGCACCGATGATGAGCAGTCCGAGTTTTGAGCGAAACAGCGGCCTGATGAGCGGCCAAAGCATCATCATCGTCCGCATATCGAGTCTGCCGCCTTTTCCGGTCGTTGCACGCCTGTCGTCTACATTCCTGCTTTCCTGTTCATCATCCATGCGCATAGTGAAACCTTTATTTATAACTTATATTTATTCGATTATACCAATCAAAAGTAAAATTTAACTACAATAATAGCACTAACTTTGAGGAGAAATATGTGTCCTTGGCTCTAGCAAGAAAATACCGTCCTGCCACTTTTGACGACCTCATCGGTCAGGATTCCGTCTCACAGACCCTCTCTCTTGCACTTGACGGCAACAGACTCTCCCATGCCTATCTGTTCTCCGGTCTCAGAGGAAGCGGAAAGACCTCTACCGCCCGTATCTTCGCCAAAGCACTGCTTTGTGAAGAGGGAACGACCTCCCACCCCTGCGGCAGCTGTACCCACTGTGTCATGGCGGCGGAGAACCGTCATATGGACATCATAGAGATGGATGCCGCTTCCAACAGAGGTATCGACGATATCAAAGACCTCATCGAACATACCAAGTACAAACCAAGCTCTGCACGCTACAAGATCTTCATCATCGATGAAGTCCATATGCTGACAACCCAGGCCTTCAATGCGCTGCTCAAAACACTCGAAGAGCCGCCTGATTTCGTCAAATTCATTCTGGCCACGACCGACCCGCTGAAACTGCCTGCCACCATCCTTTCGCGTACACAGCATTTCAGATTCAAGAAGATCCCACAGAACCTTGTACTGAGCCATCTGGAACATATCATGAATCTTGAAAAGGTAGAGTATGAGAAAGAGGCGCTTGACATTATCGCGCGTTCGGGAGCCGGAAGTCTGAGAGACTCCCTCACCCTGCTCGATCAGGCCATTGTCTACTCCAAGAATTTCGTGGATCTCGGGACGGTCACAGGTATGCTGGGGATCATCGAGCCCAGTCTGCTTGAAGCACTGCTTGGTGATATCGTCCAGAAGGACACCACAAAGATCCTTGAGTTCATCAAACTGGCATCCGACTATGAAGCGGAGATGATCCTCGATGAACTGACCCTCTATCTCAAAGAGCTCCTGCTTACAGGCAGCGGCAAACTCAATCCGATGATCATCGAACGTTTTTTCCGTGTCATTGCAGAGTCAAAAAGCCTGCTGGCACTGGGAAGCGATGGAGAATTCGTACTCTCACTCGCACTCTTTAAAATGATGGAAGCCCTGGAAATCAAAGATATCGATACGATGATCAGGGGCCTTGAAAAAGAGCTCAAAGGTGTTGAAGTAAGCGAGATCATGGTCTCCACACCTGTCCCGGACCTCTCCACTCCTGCAGAGGTCATCACCATTACAGAAGAGGATATCCTACCTCCCAAAGAGACAGAAAGTATTCAGCATTCAGCGTTCAGCGTTCAGAAGGAAGAGGAAGTACCTGAAACAACTGCACCTTCGACAGAGAGTATTCAGGAAGAAGCGAAGGAAAATAGTTCTTCTGCCAAAGACCATAGTGAAGATTCCACACGTAGGGTCGTTTCACCGACCAAGGAAGAGACAGTACAAAATGAGACTCAAAGAATCATTGAAAATACAGTAGCACAATCCACGCAACAACCGACACAAGAAGCAGTATCTTCATCAACTCGGGAATCAGTTGCCTCCTCTCCTCTCAACGCTGACAAGTTCAGAGAACTTGTCAAGAAGGTCTATGACCGCGATTATGACCTGGGAAGCTGTTTCGAACGCAATATCGAGTTCGAAAGCTTTACAGACAACAAACTGACATGGCACTCTACCGCTGAGGAAGAGGACAAAAAGATGCTCATTCAGAATTGGGGTCTCATCAATATGTTCGTCAAAGACCTTTTCGGATATGAGACGAAAATAGTCAACATTGCCAAAAAAAAAACTGATGCTCCAATACCTTCGACAGGCTCAGCAACCGTAGATCCCGCATCTTCTGCCCCTCGCTCTTCGGTCCCTGAGCCTGCCGAAGGGGTCGAAGGGAGAGAAAGGGTAGAAGAGATAAAAGCCGTCCACAATGACACCGACTCAGGCTCCATGATAGAAGATATCGAAATGAAAAGTTCCTGTATCGCTCCCGAAGCAGGGGAAACCGAAGCTGCCAAAGAGAAAGACCCTTCAACCCTTCTGGAAGAACCTATGGTCAAAGCGGCGATGGAATTGCTGAACCCAAAAAAAGTGCGTATTAAACGAAATACCTGACTACATTTCTATCCATGCGGAAGTAACGATCTTCGGTTTATCATCATGGATCTTGATTTTCTCTGCAGTCATGCACCTGCCATTCTCATCGAGTTCAAATACCACCATCTGAAAGATCGCCTTACAGCTGTCAGGCACATCGAAATGTCCGCCAAGTCCTGTTAAGAAACGTTTGATGGGTACTTCCGGATCCATACCTATCACACCGTCCCTGCAGCCGGTCAGGCCGACATCTGTCACATAACAGCACCCTTCCGTCACCTGTAGATCATCCGTTGCCACATGGGTATGTGTCCCCAATATGGCAGAAACTTTCTCTTTGAGCATATGCAGCAGGGCATGTTTTTCACTCGTTGCTTCCGCATGCATATCGATAACAATATGTTTGACACCCTCTTCTCTGAGTCCGTCAACAATACCCTCTATCATCGTAAAAGGATTGTCTACCATCGGCATGGTGTAGTGGCCCATGAGATTGATAACAGCAAGTTCCTCTCCAAGAAGTATTGTTCGAAACAACCCTTCACCGGGTGTCTCTTTGGGGTAATTCACAGGACGGATAAGCGGATAGCTCTCAAAAAGTGTCAGGATCTCTTTCTTATCGAAACTGTGGTTCCCGCCGGACATCATGTCAATACCATAACCAAGAAGCTCGTCACAGTTCTTCTGCGTCAGCCCAAACCCATGCGATGCATTCTCATAATTGGCAATGGTAAAGTCGATGAAATGTTCCTGCTGCAGGCGCTTCAAATGACGCTTGATCATCAAACGCCCCGGCTTACCGACCACATCCCCAATGAATCCTATTTTCAAAATTATCCTTCCACTTCATAATACATTTTTGTGTTCTTTAAATCACACGAAGTGTGCCTGTCTCTGTGAACGACCTTGAAAGCGAAGCGATTCGAGAACAGAGACGATTTTTTGCTTCGTTTTTTCTAAAAAAATGAAGAGAGTAATAATGCCTCACTAGCAATTTCAAGGCAATTGGATAAAGAAATTAATCAGCACTCTTCCCTGCAAACGGAAGCAAGGCACTTGCCCAGGTCAAGCCACCGCCAAAGGTATCAAGCAACATCAGCTCCCCCTGCTTCAGTCTTCCCGACTCCCAGATATCATTGATCGCCATCGGAATGGACGCTGCTGACGTATTCCCGTACTTGTGTACGGTCAGGACCACCTGCTCTTCACGCATTTTCAAGGCATCGCCTACCGCTTTGATGATACGGTAGTTCGCCTGATGGGGGATAAAGTGGGGAATATCTTCAGAATTGATCTCATTTTTGGCAAGGATCTCTTTGACATCTTTGGTCAGGGTCTTCACTGCCAGTTTGAAGGTTTCATTCCCTTTCATCTGTACAAAGTTGAGCCCCTCTTCGATCACCTTTTCACTGACAGGATGAATGGCACCCGGTGCCGGCGTGACAAGGAAGTCTGCATACGATCCATCCGCACTGGCATGTACATCGATGAATCCCTCCTCTTTATTGTCCGTTGCCGAGATCACGGCAGAACCCGCACCGTCACCGAACAGAATACAGGTACTTCTGTCCGTATAATCCACAATCGAAGAGAACTTTTCAGCACCAATGACCAGTACATTCTTTTTCATACCCGATTCAATAAAGGCTTTTGCCAGAGAGAGCAGATAGACGAACCCGCTGCATGCCGCAGAGATGTCGAACGCCTGTACATTCCTGATACCCAGTTTGTCGGAGATGATACAGGCGGTCGAAGGCATATTGAAGTAGTCCGGGGTCACGGTCGCACAAAGGACAAGATCGATATCTTCTTTTGCTATACCTGCACGCTCGATAGCAAGTTCCGCCGCTTTGGCACCCATGTCACTGGTATACTCATCCTCCGCTGCAATATGGCGTTCTTTGATACCCGTACGTTTAACGATCCACTCATCGGTAGTGTCCACCATTTTTTCAAGATCTTCATTGCTTAAAATTCTTGAGGGGACATAGGCACCGATAGAGCGGAAGGATGCGTAGACTGGTTTTGTTTGTGACATGGTTATCCTTAACGAAATAGTACCCATATTTTACCATAATAATCTAAGGAGCATTCTATAAAAAGAGAGGAAGAAAGAGAAAAGAGCTGCTCAGGAAGCAAGCAACTCCAAAAAGTTATTTTTGACCGCCAAGCAGTTCTTCGATCTGCGAGTTCACATCCGATTGTGTATAAAGGATCGCCTGGAAGACCGCATTTTTGATCGCTTTGGCGTTGGAGGCACCATGAGAGACGATGGCACATCCGTTCACACCGAGCAGCGGTGCGCCGCCATACTCATCTTTGTCCACCTGGCGTTTCATATTGGCAAAGACTTTTTTACGCATCATCAACGCCCCGATCTTGGCAGGAAGGGACTTGCGGATATACTGTTTCATCAAGGCAAATACGGTCGTGACGACCCCTTCACTTGTCTTCAGGAGAATATTTCCTGTAAAACCGTCACAGACAACGACATCCACATTTCCGTTGAAGATATCTTTTCCTTCAACGTTCCCTACGAACCCTTTAAGGTCCTTGAGAAGCTTGAATGCCTCTTTGGTCAATGCATTCCCCTTGCTCTCTTCCGAACCGTTGGAGAGAAGCCCCACACGGGGGTTTTTCACATTGAGAATCTTCTCGACATACGCTTCACCCATAGCACCGAACTCATAGAGGTTCTGCGGTGTACAGTCTGTCACTGCACCCACGTCCAGCACAAGTGTCTTGTTGTTTCCCAGACTCGGCATCAGGGTCGCCAATGCAGGTTTGGAGATATGCGGAAGACGTCCTATACGAAGTGTGGCAAGCGTCATTGTCGCACCGCTGTGTCCGGCAGAGAGTACAGCATCTGCCTCTTTGTTACGCACCAGTTCGACTGCTTTGTAAATGGAGGAGTCTTTGCGTTTCAGGGCATTGGTTGCCTGATCGCTCATCTCTATCACATCTGAAGACTCTACGATCTCCACTTTGTCGATATAGTATTGGGGAAGTAGTGAGAGGATCTCTTCTTTGTCGCCTACGAGTATAGGGAGGAATGTTTTCTCTTCCAGTGCCTGAACAACACCTTCGATAATAGGTTCGGGACCGTAGTCCCCACCCATTGCATCAATTGCAATTTTGATCATTGAGATTATGCTTTGGTTGTTTTGTACTCACCGGTAGTCATGTTCATGTGGTGAGGCATTCTCCATGTTCCGTCTGCATCTTTAACCGGCATTGGAAGTGTCAACTTGTAGTGTGTTCTTCTTTTTGCTGCTCTTGTATGACTCACGCGTCTCTTAGGTACTGCCATGGTATATCCTTTGTGTAAATTTTATTTAATATTCTCTCTCAAAGTCCGCATCACTGTCATCACATTCGCTGCAGTAATGGTAGGTACCCTGGAGAGCATTGATTTCGCTTTCGAGGATGTACGTAAGGTCTATTACGCCATCTAAAAACTCAATTATATCCAAATCATCTTTATCTTCTGAGACCATATCGCTCAGTGTAAGCTTGAGTGCGTACTCGGACGGGGCAGTGTATGTCACACCGCATCTGTCGCAGTCAAGTTCCATCTCACCGGACACTTTTGCATCCAGACGTACACGATGATAACCGCTTTTCTGTAAAGTTCCCGCCATTTTCATCCCCTGAACCTCAAGTTCAAAGGGCTTGGCTGTAGAACCGACCTTGTCAAAAACTATTTTCAAGTTTTTTCTTAGTGGATTTCTCTTTGTGCAAAGAAGAAGTTGATCTCGATTTTTGCATTTTCCACAGAATCACTTCCGTGGACCGCATTGGCATCGATGCTGTCTGCAAAATCAGCTCTGATCGTTCCCGGCTCAGCTTCGGCAGGGTTCGTTGCACCCATAAGCTCTCTGTTCTTTGCCATTGCATCTTCACCT belongs to Sulfurovum riftiae and includes:
- the leuS gene encoding leucine--tRNA ligase — translated: MSYTPSEIEAKWQKKWEEEEAFEPSDSHEQKKKYILSMFPFPSGRLHMGHVRNYAIGDAFARYYRKQNFNVLHPIGWDAFGMPAENAAIKHGRHPKEWTYSNIDYMRKELNALGLSFSKTREFATCDELYTKHEQKFIIEMYEKGLLYRESTTVNWCESCHTVLANEQVEEGCCWRCDNEVQLKEMPGYYLDIINYADELLDDLEQLEGKWPSQVIAMQRNWIGKSQGLEFRFELSKESQEKLGGKFDGYTVFTTRPDTIYGVTYSALAAEHPITKYLVEHDLLSDEVVEKITEISNMTEVERAQQGKEGYPLGISVIHPLTGEEIPVWTANFVLASYGGGAVMAVPAHDERDFEFATKYGLPIKRVIQGGEELPYTGTGDLMESGRFSCVDSEEAKIAIINIMEEEGKGKGTTNYKLRNWGVSRQRYWGAPIPFVHCPSCGLVPEKVENLPVALPEDVEITGEGNPLENHPTWKHCSCPKCGADAIRETDTLDTFVQSSWYQFRYATNPKKWEAVGIDKADANYWLGVDQYIGGIEHAILHLLYARFFTKVLRDLGHHDIDEPFTRLLTQGMVLMDGAKMSKSKGNTVDPDALIEKYGADTARLFILFAAPPQKELEWNDSAVEGAFRFIKKLYDRRSKVTATTLPKIDHASLSKEAKLARVKVYEALQKSTDVYEKTFAFNTLIAACMEALNALDKQDNGEVWTEGMYIMLNLLEPIIPHAATELSEVLFERENFKAVLEVKEEVFVQDSILYMVMIGGKKRTEVEVSPSASNEEILAAAKEAGAKWLEGMSIVKEIVVPGKLVNLAVKPT
- the lptE gene encoding LPS assembly lipoprotein LptE → MRKKLFTLIALLFITACGYKPSSHMVSNIFADNIYVEVVVDRVEPENAPYVKDEMNRLVYTRFKGHLVPKDQAESQIRISYKGSTFTPLTYENGYVVRYRANIRAKFDMVTKQGKLSKTIVSVVEADIEPSSLASSALRTEAIRAGLEKALDEFLAYASAKGMLISEQSTANSEQ
- a CDS encoding DNA polymerase III subunit gamma/tau, whose product is MSLALARKYRPATFDDLIGQDSVSQTLSLALDGNRLSHAYLFSGLRGSGKTSTARIFAKALLCEEGTTSHPCGSCTHCVMAAENRHMDIIEMDAASNRGIDDIKDLIEHTKYKPSSARYKIFIIDEVHMLTTQAFNALLKTLEEPPDFVKFILATTDPLKLPATILSRTQHFRFKKIPQNLVLSHLEHIMNLEKVEYEKEALDIIARSGAGSLRDSLTLLDQAIVYSKNFVDLGTVTGMLGIIEPSLLEALLGDIVQKDTTKILEFIKLASDYEAEMILDELTLYLKELLLTGSGKLNPMIIERFFRVIAESKSLLALGSDGEFVLSLALFKMMEALEIKDIDTMIRGLEKELKGVEVSEIMVSTPVPDLSTPAEVITITEEDILPPKETESIQHSAFSVQKEEEVPETTAPSTESIQEEAKENSSSAKDHSEDSTRRVVSPTKEETVQNETQRIIENTVAQSTQQPTQEAVSSSTRESVASSPLNADKFRELVKKVYDRDYDLGSCFERNIEFESFTDNKLTWHSTAEEEDKKMLIQNWGLINMFVKDLFGYETKIVNIAKKKTDAPIPSTGSATVDPASSAPRSSVPEPAEGVEGRERVEEIKAVHNDTDSGSMIEDIEMKSSCIAPEAGETEAAKEKDPSTLLEEPMVKAAMELLNPKKVRIKRNT
- a CDS encoding bifunctional folylpolyglutamate synthase/dihydrofolate synthase — its product is MQNFIDFLNEKPLYYKEIDHKRVHIAYDILKSHIKRPTTIHIIGTNGKGSTGRILAYLAYKKSTRYPLPATRLSVGHYTSPHILKFNERIWLNGEDVSDEVLEAAHQKLFGILGKELSDALSYFEYTTLLAFVVFENCDLMVLEAGLGGEFDATNVCDKELSVITPIGIDHQAFLGESIEEIAATKIRSIQKKALLAPQTYPEVVEVAEKIAEDVGATLVVAQREKDRRQEGTHKGHPYELKAIANAKGWPHFLTENAGVAMQALEILHIPYDMNDLKELELFGRFYPLTENIRIDVGHNPLAAKAIVEAMDAGTVLIYNSLDDKAYEEVLRILKPKLKRVEIIKIDSQRATILEDIEKALMQVDIPFSYFEKTEADETYLVFGSFYVIEAFLKCMR
- a CDS encoding neutral zinc metallopeptidase, whose amino-acid sequence is MRMDDEQESRNVDDRRATTGKGGRLDMRTMMMLWPLIRPLFRSKLGLLIIGAGVAAYMMGYNPLALVGIDGPSAQPVNKAEDEKRAVFIKKVLKSTEDVWSQLLPRYGLRYKEPVMVLYRGYTQSGCGGAQSQMGPFYCPRDKKVYLDLGFFDELAKRHNAPGDFAQAYVLAHEIGHHVQDLQGILDKVQRAKQSWGGNSKKANALQVRVELQADCYAGIWGHYAQKKFHMLEPGDIDEALRAASAIGDDTLQREATGRVRPDAFTHGSSKQRVEWFKRGFVSGDLRQCDTFR
- a CDS encoding beta-ketoacyl-ACP synthase III produces the protein MSQTKPVYASFRSIGAYVPSRILSNEDLEKMVDTTDEWIVKRTGIKERHIAAEDEYTSDMGAKAAELAIERAGIAKEDIDLVLCATVTPDYFNMPSTACIISDKLGIRNVQAFDISAACSGFVYLLSLAKAFIESGMKKNVLVIGAEKFSSIVDYTDRSTCILFGDGAGSAVISATDNKEEGFIDVHASADGSYADFLVTPAPGAIHPVSEKVIEEGLNFVQMKGNETFKLAVKTLTKDVKEILAKNEINSEDIPHFIPHQANYRIIKAVGDALKMREEQVVLTVHKYGNTSAASIPMAINDIWESGRLKQGELMLLDTFGGGLTWASALLPFAGKSAD
- a CDS encoding TIGR00282 family metallophosphoesterase — encoded protein: MKIGFIGDVVGKPGRLMIKRHLKRLQQEHFIDFTIANYENASHGFGLTQKNCDELLGYGIDMMSGGNHSFDKKEILTLFESYPLIRPVNYPKETPGEGLFRTILLGEELAVINLMGHYTMPMVDNPFTMIEGIVDGLREEGVKHIVIDMHAEATSEKHALLHMLKEKVSAILGTHTHVATDDLQVTEGCCYVTDVGLTGCRDGVIGMDPEVPIKRFLTGLGGHFDVPDSCKAIFQMVVFELDENGRCMTAEKIKIHDDKPKIVTSAWIEM